DNA sequence from the Oncorhynchus clarkii lewisi isolate Uvic-CL-2024 chromosome 9, UVic_Ocla_1.0, whole genome shotgun sequence genome:
GAAGTTTGGGCTCCAGGCCCAGACGGTGGCCCAGACCAGGCACCAGGAGACGGAGCCTCTGTGCTCAGACCCCCGGCCCCTGCAGAGGCACCGGGGAGGCATGTTGCTGGCCTTCTCCACCCTAGATGGAAGACCCTCCTCTCCTGACTTTGACTACAGCCCCACCCTGCAGGACTGGGTGACGGCCACGGACATACGGTTAGTGTTCCACGAGGTGACCCAGTCCCAGCAGACCGAGGTGGGGAGTTCGGAGGGGAAAAGGGGTGAGGTCGGTTGGGGGGAGGGAGCGGGTGGGGGTGTTCTGAGGTGGAGGGCAGGGTCAAAGTACGAGGCTGTGGTGGGACAGGTGGATAAGGTGAATGGGGACAACAATAAATGGGGGTTTGTggagaaggagaaaaaaaagacagAAAAACGAAGGAGGAACGGAGGAGGATACAACAAAGGGTCGGGGGATCGGGGAGAGGACGGACACAACGTGACCCGGAAGGAGTCAGAAGGAGACACTATGGAAATAGACATCTCCAAAAGAGGAAACGGAAAAGGAAAAGGGCATGGccgcgagagggagaggggccaCCATTGGAGTCCGTGTCAGGAAGGCAGCATCTGTGGTTGGACAATCGACAGCAAGCAGGGGAGAATCTACAAAGGGCGGGAACTTCGGAGGAGGAGGAACAACCAGCAGAAAGTGAGAGCAAATCGGAATCTTGAGCTGGCTCCTCCCTCTCCATTGATCTCCACCCCCCCTGTCCGGCCCGCCCTGGCCCTCTCCGACCTGCAGGTGGGTGGCAGGTGTAAGTGTAACGGACATGCCTCTCGGTGTCGTCGTGATGATGCGGGccgggcggtgtgtgtgtgtgagcaccaCACAGCAGGGACGGACTGCGATGTTTGTGAGGACTTCTACTACGACAGGCCCTGGCAACGAGCCACGCCCAGTCAGCCACAACCGTGCGTCTGTGAGTCACACCCCCCactactgtatctgtgtgtgcgtgtgtgtatgtatgtgtgtgcaaaTTGGATCATGGATGTAAACTTTACTGCCTTTATTGAAAttaattccctccctccctccctccctgcctccagcGTGTGAGTGTAACAGCCACTCCTCTAAGTGTCGGTTCAGCATGGAGATGTTCCAGCAGTCGGGCCGGCGCAGCGGGGGAGTATGTCTGAAGTGTCGCCATCACACAGCGGGGCGCCACTGCCAGTACTGCCAGAACGGATACACCCGAGACCACAGCAAGCCCCCCACCCATCGCAAGACCTGCCAACGTCAgtcagagagacggagggagagagtgtgtgtgtgtttatgtgtgtgtgtgcgtgtgcgtgcacatTAAAGCGGTTGTGCCTGTATTAAGTCGCACAGACCAGCTGTGTATCTTATCCATGCAGAGATCAGTGTGTGTccaagtgtgtgtgcatctgcATCTGTTAGGATATCTGTTTCTCTTTGTGCATCTGCTAGTCTACAAGGTATGCCTACATGTGTCTGGGTTCCAGCCTCCTCCACAGTGTTTATGAGGTAGTTACATTGTGACAGAGGACAGTTATTTCTGTATGCTAGTCGACTGGATTTAGTGTGCATGTTGTTACCACTGGCTGGAATCCACCCTGACATTTGACCTTTGACTGGTCACATGTTCTAAGTGACTGTGACACTCTGGCATGCTTTTGGGGCGGTTGACCGAAGTCCTAATATAACCACTTTTAATGGAGTGAGGTCATGCACATGACACAtgcaggtgcgtgtgtgtgtgattgagtgtgtgtgtcgtGCAAGTGCAAGGGGGTTGCAGTTATAGCAAtattggagaaatgtaactagaTTAGAATGAGATATTTTAGCCTTGGTGCCAGTccctttcagcttttcattttttcaatatttttgttgtttttgttttagtatatatattttttgttgttgttgttttagtatatatatttttaatgtaaGTATATATAGTCTCTTTCAGCTCTTGCTAACTCCTTATGGAATTGTCATGTCACATTTGACTTGAGTAacaaggagttggcaagagagcagcAATAGACTAGCACCCAGGCCATAAATACACTCTCCTCCGTGTGTACGTGGACAGTGCAGCCAGCATTTCAAATgtgtctctatactccagcattttggatttgagatcaaatgttttatattggcgacattttattttatttgagggtattttcatacatatcagTTTTACAGTTTAGAAATGAACAAACTTTATGTTTCTGGTTCCCCCATTTGAAGATGTCAAACGTATTTGGACAAATTTCACTTATAGTGTATCAAAAGTGTAACATTTAGTCCCATATTCCTTTCATACAGTGacaacatcaagcttgtgactttaCAAATGTGTTGGATTCATTCACAgcttgttttggttgtttcagattgTCTTTTGCCCAACAGGAACTGAATGGTGAATAAAGTATTGTGTTCTTTTGGGGGTCCCTTTTATTGTAAGTAAGAAAAGAAGACAATTCTGAACTGGTCTACATTAATGTAGGTAGCATCCACAGATGATCATGCATAATCATTACAGATAAGCATGAATGAATTGATGAATTGTGAATGATAAAACATTTGAAAGCTACAGAGAGCCAAAgatcacccccccccaaaaacaaaTGCTAATCTCCAccggtaatggtgagaggttagcgtgTTTGgttgtagcctctgtaactttctcacgcatcattcattcattcatgatTCATTCACTGTTTTTCTTAACCATGGCATCATCAGGATTAATTTAGAAGTGTTACGAAAAATCATTATTCACTATTCGGTTGCTTTTTGGCAAAACATACTTTAATACCATCTAAGTGAATCTTGTCTAAATACTTATGACatcttcaaatggggggactagataaAGTGCTTTCAGTTCTAAACGATAAAGCATATgtacaggtgaaagctatgattcattattgatttcacttgttaaatccacttcaatcagtggagatgaaggggaggagatgggttaaagaaggatttttaagccttgagacaattgggacatggattgtatatgtttgccattcagagggtgaatggacaagacaaaagatttaactgcctttgaacagggaatggtagtaggtgccaggcgcactggtttgtatcaagaactgcaaggctgctgggtttttcccgctcagcagtttcccgtgtgcatcaagaatggtccagcagccaaaggacatcaagccaacttgacacaactgtgggaagcattggagtcaacatgggccagcaggccccaacaaattgaggctgttctgagggaaggTGTTctgaatgttttgtacactcagtgtatttgtaGGCCATAGATATGTAACTTATGGAAGTTACATTAGTGCTATTTATGTGTCATAATATTATGTGATTTAATCACCAATGATAGATAAACGAACCATGTTTATTTGATCAATGTTCCGGCCAAGTCAACCTTTTTCCGAGCCTTAGTGACCTGCCCTTAGAGCTAATTACTTAAAGGTGTTTGAAGTATCTGTAAGGGTTTGTTTAGACTACATTACTGGAGGAAAAACAGACCTACTAGAGAATGGCTTCCTCTTTCTATCTGTGCCCTTTCGATGACCCCAACTctacctttctccctccttccttctaaaCTGCAATATCATTCATCCTTTTACATCCTATTTCCATGTTTGCTTTGTCCATGTATCATTATTTTCACTCCTATCTACCATTCCTTTTTCTGTCGTCTTTAATCTGTCTTCCCTCCatcgttccctctctctgtgtttgtcgtctctctctccctcgctccttttcttctctctctctctttccctcttgtaCATTCATAGAAGCTTTATTAGGAGCAATCAAAGGTTATTAATACAATGCTCTTTACTATGTGACGTtaaccttctctctcctcccatccctccatcttctcctgctctctcagcGTGTCAGTGTCACCCTATGGGTGCTGTGGGGCTCTGGTGTAACCAGACATCGGGACAGTGTCTGTGTCGGGATGGCGTGATGGGACTGAGATGCAACCGCTGCGCCCCTGGTTACAAACAGGGGCACTCCCCACTCCGCCCCTGCGTCCGTAAGTCTACTTTACCTAACTACTCTGTCTGGAAACCGTCCTCCATGATGGAGCCAAACTTCTAATGACAATAACATTCTCATGGGGATTTTTGAAAGAATGTGATTGTCCTGGAGCTTTGGAACCAAAATGGTACCCGTGCTATTACATGGTTGTCAGTTTATGTGGACTGGCCAACTAAGCCCAACTACAGAGTTTAATTGTCACTTGAGTCATACTCCTGTGCAGGGGCTGTGGCAGTCACaaaattttgtcagccggtgattgtcaagcaaataactgtcggtctcacggtaattgaccgttaattatcATAAACACTTTTAGTA
Encoded proteins:
- the LOC139416081 gene encoding netrin-1-like, producing the protein MMFLPFSPLPSLVLPFLLLLLTFLPPSLLSPSLSHSPLSWTSPHDPCYHLDGRPRHCLSEFINAAHGVPVSTAHSLRGPPDQKAVNVSSLTDLHNPHNLTCWTAQPGGLDGGDWVLTLPLGRRFEVTYISLQFCQQGEPSDPVSLSVLKSMDHGRTWRPMQHYSSDCPGKFGLQAQTVAQTRHQETEPLCSDPRPLQRHRGGMLLAFSTLDGRPSSPDFDYSPTLQDWVTATDIRLVFHEVTQSQQTEVGSSEGKRGEVGWGEGAGGGVLRWRAGSKYEAVVGQVDKVNGDNNKWGFVEKEKKKTEKRRRNGGGYNKGSGDRGEDGHNVTRKESEGDTMEIDISKRGNGKGKGHGRERERGHHWSPCQEGSICGWTIDSKQGRIYKGRELRRRRNNQQKVRANRNLELAPPSPLISTPPVRPALALSDLQVGGRCKCNGHASRCRRDDAGRAVCVCEHHTAGTDCDVCEDFYYDRPWQRATPSQPQPCVSCECNSHSSKCRFSMEMFQQSGRRSGGVCLKCRHHTAGRHCQYCQNGYTRDHSKPPTHRKTCQPCQCHPMGAVGLWCNQTSGQCLCRDGVMGLRCNRCAPGYKQGHSPLRPCVRIQEVAPTTPVYQPQYSIAEECLSYCLPSQVKVRMNLETYCLKDYVLKLQVRGMERSGPWWQFSIWIQTVFRTGSSSSVRRGPQALWVPDRDLGCGCPALQVGRTFLLIGAEEGGRGPEERRLVADRSTLALQWREHWNPKLRGFRGQDKRGRCPTGGDPHMGHLKHHHSEYTPPHLVIEKETAVEVHPEHTNPHTHSHPHTPSDSMKDMEKEAEHSVALETHTHTQSSSHHSPETPQEQQQEQTPSPSTPIIICSTPV